One window of the Streptomyces asoensis genome contains the following:
- a CDS encoding LLM class F420-dependent oxidoreductase, whose translation MQLGINLGYWGAGMDGDNLAVAQEADRLGYAVCWAAEAYGSDAATVLTWVAAQTERIDVGSAIFQIPARQPAMTAMTAATLDSLSGGRFRLGLGVSGPQVSEGWYGVKFDKPLSRTREYVEIVRKAMTRERLSYDGEHWTLPLPGGPGKPIKLTVHPEREHIPLYIAAIGPKNLEQTGEIADGALLIFPSAEHLEDTAIKHLRAGREKAGKTLEGFDVCPTLPLALGDDKDVERLADTFRPYTALYVGGMGSRKQNFYNQLARRMGYEAAADEIQDKYLSGDKQGAAAAVPHELIDRTTLLGSVERIADRMKAYAAAGVTTLTLAPSGFTLDERLASLRAGAQAIELAGLG comes from the coding sequence ATGCAGCTCGGGATCAACCTCGGCTACTGGGGTGCCGGAATGGACGGCGACAACCTCGCCGTCGCCCAGGAGGCCGACCGCCTCGGATACGCCGTCTGCTGGGCCGCCGAGGCCTACGGCTCCGACGCGGCCACCGTCCTCACCTGGGTGGCCGCGCAGACCGAGCGCATCGACGTCGGCTCGGCGATCTTCCAGATCCCGGCCCGCCAGCCGGCGATGACCGCGATGACCGCCGCCACCCTCGACTCGCTCTCCGGCGGCCGTTTCCGCCTCGGCCTCGGTGTCTCGGGACCGCAGGTCTCCGAGGGCTGGTACGGCGTCAAGTTCGACAAGCCGCTGTCCCGCACCCGCGAGTACGTGGAGATCGTCCGCAAGGCGATGACGCGGGAGCGGCTGTCGTACGACGGCGAGCACTGGACGCTGCCGCTGCCGGGCGGCCCGGGCAAGCCGATCAAGCTGACCGTGCACCCGGAGCGCGAGCACATCCCGCTGTACATCGCCGCGATCGGCCCGAAGAACCTGGAGCAGACCGGCGAGATCGCCGACGGCGCCCTGCTCATCTTCCCGTCCGCCGAGCACCTCGAGGACACCGCGATCAAGCACCTGCGGGCCGGGCGCGAGAAGGCGGGCAAGACCCTCGAGGGCTTCGACGTCTGTCCGACGCTGCCGCTGGCCCTCGGTGACGACAAGGACGTCGAGCGGCTCGCCGACACCTTCCGCCCCTACACCGCCCTGTACGTCGGCGGCATGGGCAGCCGCAAGCAGAACTTCTACAACCAGCTCGCGCGCCGCATGGGCTACGAGGCCGCGGCCGACGAGATCCAGGACAAGTACCTGTCCGGTGACAAGCAGGGCGCCGCGGCCGCCGTACCGCACGAGCTGATCGACCGGACCACGCTGTTGGGCTCGGTGGAGCGGATCGCCGACCGGATGAAGGCCTACGCGGCGGCCGGTGTCACCACGCTCACCCTCGCCCCCTCGGGCTTCACCCTGGACGAGCGCCTCGCCTCGCTGCGGGCCGGCGCGCAGGCCATCGAGCTCGCCGGTCTGGGCTAG
- a CDS encoding aldo/keto reductase, translating to MEQRHLGRTGLRVSRIGLGTLTWGRDTDEHDAADVMKTFWEAGGTLVDTADVYGDGDAEYLLGRLMEGLVPRRDLIISTKAGSVPDPDRRYDGSRGHLLAALDASLARLGTDHVDLWQVHAFDPDTPLEETLQALDIAVASGRARYAGVSNFCGWQLAKAATWQLSAPGTRTRLAATQMEYSLLQRGVEREVLPAALDLGVGLLPSSPLGRGVLTGKYRGDALPPDSRGASDHFGLFVEPYLDDTASRIVDAVSTAADGLAVTPLQVALAWVRDRPGVAAPIVGARNAQQLTAALSVEALSLPDEICRALDDVSAPVHRYPDHDWSTL from the coding sequence ATGGAGCAGAGGCATCTCGGCCGCACCGGCCTGCGTGTGTCCCGCATCGGGCTCGGCACCCTGACCTGGGGCCGCGACACCGACGAGCACGACGCCGCGGACGTCATGAAGACGTTCTGGGAGGCGGGCGGGACCCTCGTCGACACGGCCGACGTCTACGGCGACGGGGACGCCGAATACCTGCTCGGACGGCTGATGGAGGGCCTGGTGCCGCGCCGGGACCTGATCATCTCGACCAAGGCGGGCAGCGTCCCCGACCCGGACCGCCGCTACGACGGCTCACGGGGGCACCTCCTCGCCGCCCTCGACGCCTCACTGGCCCGGCTGGGCACGGACCACGTCGACCTGTGGCAGGTGCACGCCTTCGACCCCGACACCCCGCTGGAGGAGACCCTCCAGGCCCTCGACATCGCTGTCGCCAGCGGCCGCGCCCGCTACGCCGGGGTCTCCAACTTCTGCGGCTGGCAGCTCGCCAAGGCGGCCACCTGGCAGCTCTCCGCGCCGGGCACCCGAACCCGCCTCGCGGCGACCCAGATGGAGTACTCGCTGCTCCAGCGCGGCGTCGAGCGCGAGGTGCTGCCGGCCGCCCTGGATCTGGGCGTAGGCCTGCTGCCTTCCTCTCCGCTGGGCCGCGGCGTCCTCACCGGCAAGTACCGGGGCGACGCACTGCCGCCCGACTCGCGCGGCGCCTCGGACCACTTCGGGCTCTTCGTCGAGCCGTATCTCGACGACACCGCGAGCCGCATCGTGGACGCCGTCTCCACCGCCGCGGACGGGCTGGCGGTGACCCCGCTCCAGGTCGCCCTGGCCTGGGTCCGCGACCGGCCCGGCGTGGCCGCCCCGATCGTCGGCGCGCGCAACGCGCAGCAGCTCACGGCCGCATTGTCAGTGGAGGCCCTTAGTCTTCCTGACGAGATCTGCCGGGCCCTCGACGACGTGTCGGCGCCCGTGCACCGCTATCCCGATCACGACTGGAGCACGCTGTGA
- a CDS encoding histidine phosphatase family protein: MPTLILVRHGRSTANTSGLLAGWTPGVALDERGAAQAAALPGRLEALPIAEVVASPLQRCQETIRPLLDARPGLRAHTDERIGECHYGDWSGRKLAELMDEPLMEVVQAHPSAAAFPGGESMRAMQTRAAEAVREWNARVERDHGADAVYLMCSHGDIIKSLVADALGLHLDLFQRISVEPCSVTAIRYTRLRPFLVRLGDTGDFASLAPREEPPAGDATVGGGAGAP; encoded by the coding sequence ATGCCCACGTTGATCCTTGTCCGGCACGGCCGGTCCACCGCCAACACCTCCGGACTGCTCGCCGGCTGGACGCCCGGCGTCGCCCTCGACGAGCGCGGAGCCGCGCAGGCCGCCGCCCTGCCCGGGCGGCTCGAAGCGCTGCCGATCGCCGAGGTCGTCGCAAGCCCCCTCCAGCGTTGCCAGGAGACGATCCGGCCGCTCCTCGACGCCCGCCCCGGGCTGCGCGCCCACACCGACGAGCGGATCGGGGAGTGCCACTACGGCGACTGGTCGGGACGCAAGCTCGCCGAACTGATGGACGAGCCCCTGATGGAGGTCGTGCAGGCGCACCCCTCCGCCGCCGCGTTCCCCGGCGGCGAGTCCATGCGGGCCATGCAGACCCGCGCCGCCGAGGCGGTGCGGGAGTGGAACGCGCGCGTGGAGCGCGACCACGGCGCCGACGCCGTCTATCTGATGTGCTCGCACGGCGACATCATCAAGTCGCTCGTGGCGGACGCCCTCGGGCTTCATCTCGACCTCTTCCAGCGGATCTCTGTGGAACCGTGTTCCGTCACCGCGATCCGTTACACCCGGCTGCGCCCCTTTCTCGTGCGCCTCGGCGACACCGGCGACTTCGCGTCGCTCGCCCCGCGCGAGGAGCCGCCGGCCGGGGACGCGACGGTCGGGGGTGGTGCGGGCGCACCGTGA
- a CDS encoding SCO1664 family protein, with protein MSAPERIPPGGVTTTDPAAAELLARGELTVRGRIRDASNAALYCTVAHEGREAACVYKPVAGERPLWDFPDGTLAQREVAAYEVSEATGWGLVPPTVLREGPYGEGMCQLWIETAPEAELLALVDAEEPEPGWRAIGFAEVGEGRTALLVHADDERLRRLAVLDAVINNADRKGGHLLPTADGRLYGIDHGVTFNAENKLRTLLWGWAGEPLTGEAVDVLKGLRGALEPGGRLAVTLAALVTPAEVDATRARADALLEAGKHPEPSGDWPAIPWPPV; from the coding sequence ATGTCCGCGCCAGAACGGATACCGCCGGGGGGCGTGACGACCACCGACCCGGCCGCCGCCGAACTCCTCGCGCGCGGCGAGCTCACCGTCCGCGGGCGCATCCGCGACGCCTCGAACGCGGCCCTGTACTGCACCGTCGCGCACGAGGGCCGCGAGGCCGCCTGCGTCTACAAGCCCGTCGCCGGGGAGCGGCCGCTGTGGGACTTCCCCGACGGCACCCTCGCCCAGCGCGAGGTCGCCGCCTACGAGGTCTCCGAGGCGACCGGCTGGGGCCTCGTGCCGCCCACCGTGCTGCGGGAGGGGCCGTACGGCGAGGGCATGTGCCAGCTGTGGATCGAGACGGCCCCGGAGGCCGAACTGCTCGCCCTGGTGGACGCGGAGGAGCCCGAGCCGGGCTGGAGGGCGATCGGCTTCGCCGAGGTCGGCGAGGGCCGGACCGCGCTGCTCGTGCACGCCGACGACGAACGGCTGCGCCGGCTCGCCGTCCTCGACGCGGTGATCAACAACGCCGACCGCAAGGGCGGCCACCTGCTGCCCACCGCCGACGGCCGGCTGTACGGCATCGACCACGGGGTCACCTTCAACGCCGAGAACAAGCTGCGTACGCTCCTGTGGGGCTGGGCGGGGGAGCCCCTGACCGGCGAGGCCGTCGACGTGCTCAAGGGCCTCAGAGGGGCCCTGGAGCCCGGCGGGCGGCTGGCGGTCACACTGGCCGCGCTCGTCACCCCCGCCGAAGTCGACGCCACGCGCGCGCGTGCCGACGCGCTGCTGGAGGCCGGGAAGCACCCGGAGCCGAGCGGCGACTGGCCGGCCATCCCCTGGCCCCCGGTCTGA
- a CDS encoding ferritin-like domain-containing protein produces MLSAKSLFQEIIDNDESFALFCSIAAGGESQGGWENARIAALVPQSERHLAPKIARHGADEDKHGRIFNALMRKRGLAPVPVPRDTDYTMLLERAGIGLAHDRLRADHPLTVHDLVIYLAHSRVTEQRASEQMELLRRHFADHPDLGRAVKMISNDEDNHLAYCHEELLRLARAGHGRAIQQTLRGCALAEIRIYRDVSLAVMAHMGDLLGWPRARSAFLAAGIHAVYAWERFAGWRRMVSLEMPERRDALGGPAVAAPEYA; encoded by the coding sequence ATGCTTTCGGCCAAGAGTCTGTTCCAGGAGATCATCGACAACGACGAGTCCTTCGCGCTCTTCTGTTCCATCGCCGCCGGCGGGGAGTCGCAGGGCGGCTGGGAGAACGCCAGGATCGCCGCGCTCGTCCCGCAGAGCGAACGCCACCTCGCTCCCAAGATCGCCCGGCACGGCGCCGACGAGGACAAGCACGGCCGGATCTTCAACGCCCTGATGCGCAAGCGCGGGCTCGCCCCCGTGCCCGTCCCGCGCGACACCGACTACACGATGCTCCTGGAGCGCGCCGGCATCGGCCTCGCGCACGACCGGCTCCGGGCCGACCACCCGCTGACCGTGCACGACCTCGTCATCTACCTCGCCCACAGCCGGGTCACCGAACAGCGCGCCTCCGAGCAGATGGAGCTGCTGCGCAGGCACTTCGCCGACCACCCCGACCTCGGCCGCGCGGTGAAGATGATCTCGAACGACGAGGACAACCACCTCGCCTACTGCCACGAGGAGTTGCTGCGCCTCGCCCGCGCGGGGCACGGCCGCGCCATCCAGCAGACGCTCCGCGGGTGCGCGCTCGCCGAGATCCGGATCTACCGCGACGTGAGCCTGGCCGTCATGGCCCACATGGGAGACCTCCTCGGCTGGCCGAGGGCCAGGTCGGCGTTCCTCGCGGCCGGCATCCACGCCGTGTACGCGTGGGAGCGGTTCGCGGGCTGGCGGCGGATGGTCTCCCTGGAGATGCCCGAGCGTCGCGACGCGCTCGGCGGTCCGGCGGTCGCGGCTCCCGAGTACGCCTGA
- the corA gene encoding magnesium/cobalt transporter CorA: MIVDCAVYRDGHRTEGPEDFSDALAEARAAGGFVWIGLHEPTEKEFDHVTHEFGLHPLAVEDALKAHQRPKLEIYDDSLFLVFKPVVYETESDAVSSGEVMVFLGDGFVVTVRHGEGSPLAAVRHRLEHEPQLLAKGPTAVVYAIADATVDHYLDVATELQTDLEELEAEVFSPDGGGSRHTASRIYRFKRQILEFRRATGPLGPPLTRLAGTGMSGAGVPFVDDRARPFFRDVSDHLMRVNESVEGLDRLVTDILSAHLAQMSVRQNDDMRKISAWAAMAAIPTMIAGIYGMNFEHMPELRWVWSYPAVIALMAGLEVLLYRLFKHRGWL; the protein is encoded by the coding sequence GTGATCGTCGACTGCGCTGTCTATCGCGACGGGCACCGTACGGAGGGCCCGGAGGACTTCTCGGACGCCCTGGCCGAGGCACGGGCCGCGGGCGGTTTCGTGTGGATCGGGCTGCACGAGCCGACGGAGAAGGAGTTCGACCACGTCACGCACGAGTTCGGCCTGCACCCGCTCGCCGTCGAGGACGCCCTGAAAGCCCACCAGCGGCCCAAGCTGGAGATCTACGACGACTCGCTCTTCCTGGTGTTCAAACCGGTCGTCTACGAGACCGAGAGCGACGCGGTCTCCTCCGGTGAGGTGATGGTCTTCCTCGGTGACGGCTTCGTGGTGACCGTCCGGCACGGCGAGGGCTCTCCGCTGGCCGCCGTACGGCACCGTCTGGAGCACGAGCCGCAGCTGCTCGCCAAGGGCCCCACGGCGGTGGTGTACGCGATCGCCGACGCCACCGTGGACCACTACCTGGACGTGGCGACGGAACTCCAGACGGACCTGGAGGAGCTGGAGGCGGAGGTGTTCTCGCCGGACGGCGGCGGCTCACGGCACACCGCGTCGCGGATCTACCGGTTCAAGCGGCAGATCCTGGAGTTCCGCCGGGCCACCGGCCCGCTGGGGCCACCGCTGACCCGGCTGGCAGGCACCGGCATGTCCGGCGCGGGGGTGCCCTTCGTGGACGACCGGGCGCGGCCCTTCTTCCGCGACGTCAGCGACCATCTCATGCGGGTGAACGAGTCCGTGGAGGGGCTGGACCGGCTGGTCACGGACATCCTCTCGGCACATCTGGCGCAGATGAGCGTCCGGCAGAACGACGACATGCGGAAGATCTCGGCGTGGGCGGCGATGGCTGCGATCCCCACGATGATCGCGGGGATCTACGGCATGAACTTCGAGCACATGCCGGAGCTGCGGTGGGTGTGGTCGTATCCGGCGGTGATCGCGCTGATGGCCGGGCTCGAGGTGCTGCTGTACCGGTTGTTCAAGCATCGCGGATGGCTCTAG
- a CDS encoding DUF3090 domain-containing protein, producing MSRQVFLYDPPDRFVAGTVGLPGRRTFFLQATAGSRVTSVALEKTQVAALAERMDELLDEVVRRSGGSAPVPAMSPAENTDTAPLDTPIEEEFRVGTMALAWDGEEQLMIVEAQALVELDADSEEDLAEAEEKLLQDEENGPPMLRVRLTGAQARAFAKRALDVVNAGRPPCPLCSLPLDPEGHVCPRQNGYRRGA from the coding sequence GTGTCCCGTCAGGTGTTCCTCTACGACCCCCCGGACCGCTTCGTGGCCGGTACGGTCGGACTGCCCGGGCGCCGTACCTTCTTCCTCCAGGCCACCGCCGGCTCCCGAGTGACCAGCGTGGCCCTGGAGAAGACCCAGGTCGCCGCGCTCGCCGAGCGCATGGACGAACTGCTGGACGAGGTCGTACGCCGGAGCGGCGGCAGCGCCCCCGTGCCCGCGATGTCGCCCGCCGAGAACACCGACACGGCCCCCCTCGACACACCGATCGAGGAGGAGTTCCGGGTCGGCACCATGGCCCTCGCCTGGGACGGCGAGGAACAGCTCATGATCGTCGAGGCGCAGGCCCTCGTGGAGCTCGACGCGGACTCCGAGGAGGACCTCGCCGAGGCCGAGGAGAAGCTCCTCCAGGACGAGGAGAACGGGCCCCCGATGCTGCGGGTCCGGCTCACCGGCGCGCAGGCCAGGGCCTTCGCCAAGCGCGCCCTCGACGTCGTCAACGCGGGCCGGCCGCCGTGCCCGCTGTGCAGCCTGCCGCTCGATCCGGAAGGACACGTATGTCCGCGCCAGAACGGATACCGCCGGGGGGCGTGA